In a genomic window of Pseudodesulfovibrio sp. S3:
- a CDS encoding succinate dehydrogenase/fumarate reductase cytochrome b subunit: MKTYTSSVPGASRIDAGLDWLQMLTGASLILFMWCHMLLVSSVVISPSIMNAIANFFEVTYMAQVGGPMIFLTFLAHFVIAARKIPFRAEGQVTIWQHAKMLKHRDTWLWVVQAGTAMIILILGAIHMWVVLNDLPITAAKSAARMQHFWWFIFYMILLPCVELHVSVGFYRIAVKWGFVKSDQRKGFKLFESTLFTIFMVIGIITLIRFVTLG, encoded by the coding sequence ATGAAAACCTACACGTCATCAGTCCCGGGCGCATCCCGCATCGACGCCGGTCTCGACTGGCTTCAGATGCTCACGGGAGCGAGCCTTATCCTATTCATGTGGTGCCATATGCTGCTCGTCTCTTCGGTGGTCATTTCGCCGAGCATCATGAACGCCATCGCCAACTTCTTCGAGGTCACCTACATGGCCCAGGTCGGCGGCCCCATGATCTTCCTGACATTCCTGGCCCATTTCGTTATCGCGGCACGCAAGATTCCCTTCCGCGCCGAAGGTCAGGTCACCATTTGGCAGCACGCCAAGATGCTCAAGCACCGGGACACATGGCTCTGGGTCGTCCAGGCCGGAACCGCCATGATCATCCTGATCCTCGGCGCAATCCACATGTGGGTCGTCCTGAACGACCTGCCCATCACCGCCGCCAAGTCCGCCGCCCGTATGCAGCACTTCTGGTGGTTCATCTTTTACATGATCCTGCTTCCGTGCGTTGAACTGCACGTCAGTGTCGGTTTCTACCGCATCGCCGTGAAATGGGGCTTCGTGAAATCCGACCAGCGGAAGGGGTTCAAGCTCTTCGAATCCACCCTGTTCACCATCTTCATGGTCATCGGCATCATCACCCTGATCCGCTTTGTAACGCTAGGCTAA
- a CDS encoding fumarate hydratase, producing the protein MRTIKTSDIVDAVADMCIKANTELPDDVRAKLEQAMAEETSASAKEVLRQLLENADLSAKTKLPLCQDCGLAVYFVEIGQDVHVDGNLDEAINEGTRKGYADGYLRKSACNPLTRANTGDGTPAVIHYDFVPGDKLKIVYMAKGGGAENMSRVTMLAPAQGWEGIKKFVIKRVAEAGPNPCPPTVIGIGVGGTFDHAAKIAKKALIRRLDDTHPDPEIAAKEQELEDALNSLGIGPMGLGGKTTVLSVKLAMEPCHLASLPLAVNVQCHSQRHEEVVL; encoded by the coding sequence ATGCGCACCATCAAGACATCAGACATCGTTGATGCCGTGGCCGACATGTGCATCAAGGCCAACACCGAACTGCCGGACGACGTCCGCGCCAAGCTCGAACAGGCCATGGCCGAGGAAACAAGCGCGTCCGCCAAGGAAGTGCTCCGTCAATTGCTGGAAAACGCCGATCTGTCGGCCAAAACGAAACTTCCCCTGTGTCAGGACTGCGGCCTTGCCGTCTACTTCGTGGAGATAGGCCAGGACGTTCACGTAGACGGAAATCTGGATGAAGCCATCAATGAAGGCACTCGCAAGGGCTATGCCGACGGCTATCTGCGCAAGTCCGCCTGCAATCCGCTGACCCGCGCCAACACCGGCGACGGCACCCCGGCGGTCATTCATTACGACTTCGTACCCGGCGACAAGCTGAAGATCGTTTACATGGCCAAGGGCGGCGGTGCCGAGAACATGAGCCGCGTGACCATGCTCGCCCCGGCCCAGGGCTGGGAAGGCATCAAGAAGTTCGTGATCAAACGGGTCGCAGAAGCCGGACCCAACCCGTGCCCCCCGACCGTCATCGGCATCGGTGTCGGCGGCACCTTCGACCACGCGGCCAAGATCGCCAAGAAGGCCCTGATCCGCCGCCTGGACGACACCCATCCCGATCCGGAAATAGCGGCCAAGGAACAGGAACTGGAAGACGCGCTCAACAGCCTGGGCATCGGCCCCATGGGCCTCGGCGGCAAGACCACCGTACTCAGCGTCAAGCTGGCCATGGAACCGTGCCATCTGGCCAGTCTCCCCCTGGCCGTCAATGTCCAGTGCCACTCCCAGCGGCACGAGGAGGTCGTACTCTAA
- a CDS encoding fumarate reductase iron-sulfur subunit — translation MGRQIKFEIFRYNPQRKGDVPHMQTFTLEETQNMTLFIALNRLREEQDPSLIFDFCCRAGICGACAMVINGRPGLACQTKIKDQPSKITLLPLPVYKLVGDLAVDTGVWFREMYAKTESWVHTSKVFDPTKEEERMDNSIAEEIYELERCIECGCCVSACGTARLRDDFLGAAGLNRVARFVVDPRDERTDKDYYEVIGNDQGIFGCMGLLACEDVCPKGLPLQNQLGFLRRKMGITALKDIFKKK, via the coding sequence ATGGGTAGACAAATAAAATTCGAAATATTCCGGTATAATCCGCAAAGGAAGGGCGACGTCCCGCACATGCAGACGTTCACCCTCGAAGAGACCCAGAACATGACCCTGTTCATTGCCCTGAACAGACTGCGTGAGGAGCAGGACCCGAGTCTCATCTTCGACTTCTGCTGTCGCGCCGGTATCTGCGGTGCCTGTGCCATGGTCATCAACGGGCGGCCCGGCCTGGCATGTCAGACAAAGATCAAGGACCAGCCTTCCAAGATAACCCTCCTTCCCCTCCCGGTGTACAAGCTCGTCGGCGACCTGGCCGTGGATACCGGCGTCTGGTTCCGCGAGATGTATGCCAAGACCGAATCCTGGGTTCACACATCCAAGGTCTTCGATCCCACCAAGGAAGAAGAGCGGATGGACAACTCCATCGCCGAGGAAATCTATGAACTGGAGCGGTGCATCGAATGCGGCTGCTGTGTCTCGGCCTGCGGCACTGCCCGCCTCCGAGACGATTTCCTGGGCGCGGCAGGCCTCAACCGCGTGGCCCGCTTCGTGGTGGACCCTCGCGACGAACGCACCGACAAGGATTACTACGAAGTAATCGGCAACGATCAAGGCATCTTCGGCTGTATGGGCCTGCTGGCCTGCGAAGATGTGTGTCCCAAAGGGCTGCCCCTGCAGAACCAGCTTGGTTTCCTGCGTCGCAAAATGGGCATCACTGCACTCAAAGACATATTCAAAAAGAAGTAG
- a CDS encoding fumarate reductase flavoprotein subunit has protein sequence MQTYYSDLLVIGAGLAGERVACEAAQNGFKATCLSIVPARRSHSSAAQGGMQAALGNCAKGEGDCTDVHFIDTVKGSDWGCDQEVARLFADAAPIEMRRLAHWGVPWNRVVPGKSFYFKGGEKFEKYEKEENEGLITARSFGGTAKWRTCYTSDGTGHAVMCTMDNRCAQLGIDVFDKKEAISLIHDGDVCMGAVVRCLRTGELEVYLAKATAICTGGFGRIYKATTNAVICDGGGHIIAHDTGLVPLGNPESIQFHPTGIVPTDILVTEGCRGDGGTLLDCNEERFMHIYEPEKAELASRDVVSRRMTEHMRAGKGVKSPYGEHLWLDIRHLGDKHISTKLREVDEICHHFLGVDPRTELIPVRPTQHYTMAGLRTDKDGAVYGLKGLYSAGEAACWDMHGFNRLGGNSLAETVVAGGIIGAKIVEFLEGYETKFDTGCINSAVKKQQQRIHDLMHGRNGKLNVYDVRNEMQDALMKGCFVFRNQQGLEECVETLQGTLKKARKVGLVSDGIGPNHELAAALKLEGQVKLAMCIAQSALMRTESRGSHNREDYPERNDQDWLNRTLAYWREGADMPELSYEDTTPLFELPPGDRGYGGGKIIPADEKYVKERTVKSPVTEIGKKK, from the coding sequence ATGCAAACATATTATTCAGATCTGCTCGTCATCGGAGCCGGGCTTGCCGGTGAGCGCGTAGCCTGCGAAGCGGCCCAGAACGGCTTCAAGGCCACCTGCCTTTCCATTGTTCCGGCCAGGCGCTCCCATTCCTCCGCCGCCCAGGGCGGCATGCAGGCCGCCCTCGGCAACTGTGCCAAAGGCGAAGGGGACTGCACCGACGTCCACTTCATCGACACCGTCAAAGGCTCGGACTGGGGCTGCGACCAGGAGGTCGCCCGCCTCTTCGCCGATGCCGCCCCCATCGAAATGCGCCGCCTGGCCCACTGGGGCGTACCCTGGAACCGGGTCGTTCCGGGCAAGTCATTCTACTTCAAGGGCGGAGAGAAGTTCGAGAAATACGAAAAAGAGGAAAACGAGGGGCTGATCACGGCCCGCTCCTTCGGCGGCACGGCCAAGTGGCGCACCTGCTACACCTCGGACGGCACGGGCCACGCGGTCATGTGCACCATGGACAACCGTTGTGCCCAGCTCGGCATCGACGTCTTCGACAAAAAGGAAGCCATCTCCCTCATCCATGACGGCGACGTCTGCATGGGCGCTGTTGTCCGCTGCCTGCGCACCGGCGAACTCGAAGTCTACCTGGCCAAGGCCACGGCCATCTGTACCGGCGGCTTCGGACGCATCTACAAGGCCACCACCAACGCGGTCATCTGCGACGGCGGCGGTCACATCATCGCCCACGACACCGGACTGGTGCCGCTCGGCAACCCCGAGTCCATCCAGTTCCACCCCACCGGCATCGTCCCCACGGACATCCTCGTCACCGAAGGCTGCCGCGGTGACGGTGGAACCCTGCTCGACTGCAATGAAGAGCGGTTCATGCACATCTACGAGCCGGAAAAGGCCGAACTGGCCTCCCGCGACGTGGTCTCCCGCCGGATGACCGAACACATGCGCGCAGGCAAGGGCGTCAAGAGCCCCTACGGCGAACACCTCTGGCTGGACATCCGCCACCTGGGCGACAAGCACATCTCCACCAAGCTGCGCGAAGTCGACGAGATCTGTCACCACTTCCTCGGCGTGGACCCGCGCACCGAACTGATCCCGGTCCGCCCCACCCAGCACTACACCATGGCCGGCCTTCGGACCGACAAGGACGGCGCGGTATACGGGCTGAAAGGACTGTACTCAGCGGGCGAGGCCGCCTGTTGGGACATGCACGGCTTCAACCGCCTGGGCGGCAACTCCCTGGCCGAAACCGTCGTTGCCGGCGGCATCATCGGCGCAAAGATCGTCGAATTCCTCGAAGGGTATGAGACGAAGTTCGACACCGGCTGCATCAACAGCGCGGTCAAGAAGCAACAACAACGCATCCACGACCTGATGCATGGTCGCAACGGAAAACTCAATGTCTACGATGTCCGCAACGAGATGCAGGACGCCCTGATGAAGGGATGTTTCGTCTTCCGCAATCAGCAGGGACTCGAAGAATGCGTGGAGACCCTTCAGGGAACCCTGAAAAAGGCCCGCAAGGTAGGGCTCGTTTCCGACGGCATCGGTCCCAATCACGAATTGGCCGCGGCACTCAAGCTCGAAGGCCAGGTCAAGCTGGCCATGTGCATCGCCCAGAGCGCGCTGATGCGCACCGAATCCAGAGGTTCGCACAACCGCGAAGACTACCCCGAACGCAACGACCAGGATTGGCTCAACCGCACCCTGGCCTACTGGCGCGAGGGAGCCGACATGCCCGAGCTCTCCTACGAAGACACCACTCCGCTCTTCGAACTGCCTCCGGGTGACCGCGGCTACGGCGGCGGCAAGATCATTCCTGCCGACGAAAAGTACGTGAAGGAGCGCACCGTCAAGAGCCCCGTCACCGAGATCGGCAAGAAGAAGTAA